TTTGGCACAAGAACTGTAGTTTTTAATATTTTTGAGACATAAGCATCTACGTCATGCATGTTTCTCATCGGCCAACAAATATCCTCTCTGCTAGATGAAAATATATTCATGGCACTGAAGGTACCATAGGCCAGACCCCCATAGAGAACAATCAAATGTCCAATTAAACAGtcatcttattgatatttcttataaGATTCATAACATTCACCGTACATGTAACGTGCAGCTTTAGGATGCACAAACTATTAGCTAGATAAACAATGAAGAGTAGAATCATTCCAATATGGCAATGTCTATAGTGCTTATGCCAGTGCCCAAAACACATGTACACACATAAAAAGAAATGAAAGGAACATAATTCAATAGCACTTGGAATATCTTGAGCTTGTTTGCAGAAATTGTGCTAATGGCTTAACAGGGGTATTCTCTCAAACAAATGACAAATGCAAAATGTGTGTAGGGTGTAACAGAGCTCTACCTTACATACTTGCACAGAGCTAACCTAAAAAATTAATTATGAAGACACATACAGACATACCATTTATAAACTTCAATATTGCCTCTGCGCTAGTATTCAGTGTAGGCTGCAACAGGGGACCGATGACCATAGCTGGGTTTATTGTAACTATTTCAAATCCATTATCATTTGCAAACTTCCATGCAGCTTCCTCAGCAAGGGTCTTGGATAGCACATACCATTGCTGAAGCAGATGAACATTCAGGAGAACCAGATGAGAATGCAAATGATGTACAGTCAAGTACGGATTTAAAATGGCAATACAAAAGGATGTGAAAGTAAAGTTTTGAAAGATTTGCATACAAAGTTATATAAGGCAATCTAATTTCAAGTTAGGTAACAAATATCGAAAGAACTCTGTTAAAGCAGAAATTATGTCTAAGCTTATAGTCAATACGAGGAATGGAACGCATATCCCCACTGAAGAACAATGTGCTTATAATGATAAATGCAGGTGTCAGTCGTATGGTAATAGTAGCGATATACTTATGATGACAAGTGCAGATGTCATTCGTATGTTAATAGTAGTGAAGTGATTATATATTTATATGCCGGTTCAACATCTATGAGGCAAGTACTATGTTTATATTCAGCAGAATCTTAACTGAATAATGTGTAGATGCAGAGTTGTTCTGCAATTGTGTAGTAGCAGCAGACAGAGACTGACTACCTATAACATACTGGCACTGGTGTTGACTTAACCaggtatagtttttttttcttcctGAAAACAAGTATAGTATGACACAAATAAAGATGGAACAAGATCAATTGACAGTTACTTTCCTATTCTTAAATTTCTCGTTATGGATTATGTATAATTGGACTCAACCTACATCCTTGTGTGAAAACACAAAAACCAAGATCTTCAACAACAATGGTATCACCCTCTCATCCTAAGAAACTGTATTTCAGTAGAGGTGTATGTAAGTCATCTAGTACGCTAATCAAGGGCATTTGAGTGCAGGCAGAGTGATAAATATAGAGCACAGGCATATGTATTTATTAACATGACTTGCCACACCATATGTGAAAAACAAGCAGAGCTCTACCAGCACAGAAAGACATATTACCTCATTCTTTTCACAGACCTCTGCACTTGAAAACCATGTCTCATCAACTACTACATCAGGTGTTCTGGGCTTCCCATTGTAGGCAACAGCAGCCATGGACGACGTTATGATCACTCTCTTGATTGAGGCTTTTTTGCAGGAACGGAGAACATTGAGTGTTCCATTGACTGCTGGGTCAAGTAACTCAGCCTGCAAGACAGTAAAGACACACATAAGTACACAGAACAAACGTCCAGTGAAGCTGTTGAATTTACTAACTAAACATCATAAACAGTTTTAGCTGTTGAAAACATAAGCCCGCACACATGCATAATTAAGGAACAAACACATGCTGTCTGTAATTGTGCACAAGATGGTCATGATATAGTACATGCTAACCTTGGGATCCTTGACATTGTGATAAAAGGGAGAAGCCGTGTGGAACACACAGTCAGAACCCGCGATGGCAGCATCGAAGGAGCCTTCTTCTAACAAGCTTGCTTTGAACAAGTGCAGCCTATCCTTGGCTCCATCCAGGGCCTGCAGGTGCAACGTTTTCTTGGGGTCGGCTGAAAGAAGGAAATATCAGTTCTTTATTTATTAAAAGGGGTGACTCCCCCGATTTCATTAATGAAACCAAATCTGTTTATAGCCAAAGCAATCCAAACCACCAGGGAAACCCAGCTCAAGAGAGACCTAAACCCAGCTGACACAGCCAAGGTAAAACACCCCCACCCACTCAACCCATTCAGCCAAGATAATTATTAAATAGAAAACATTCCAGCATGCCAACATTTATGTTAATTGAGTGTCACAGGAACACGCTGGCCACACTATTATGAGAACTCACTTGTGTAGTTTTTTAATTTGGAAGTCAGACTGGCTGCCACTTGAGTCTTACTAGACTTGGATATATAGTTTCGTCAGGGAGATGCCGTTGACTCCCCAACACTAGCACTCACAGCATGCTCTTATTGCTAACTAGTAATTAAGTAGTGTACAAGGGAGTGAGTGAACAGAGCCTGAATTCATGTTGATTTTGAACGCCAacaaatctaaaagatttataaTGGGGAAAAAAATTGACTGTCGCAGCGACATGCTAGCAACAGTATTATGTTTGTGAGAGCTAGGTTGTGCAGTTTAAAATTCACAAATCAGGATGGCTGCCCCTTGACACTTCCAGACTTGGATTTGTAAATATAACAGTTGCAGGGAGGGAGATGGCGTTGACTCCCCAACGCTGCCACTCACTCACTCACAGCATGAACTAATTGGTCCCTGACGCTGTATCAGTTCCAATCTGACAACCTGAATAAAACCTAGTCCCCCACCCACTGAATCGATGAACCCCTGGCGGGGCGGCCGCGGGGACCAAGCAACAACCAACTGGGCCGTAACCATGGATCCACCACGTAGTAGATCAGGCGGAAAAGGAAGGGAACAAGGGGAGGGAGAAGGGAAGGGGGTCCTGACCGGTGTCCCGGACGGTGGCGCGGACGGTGTAGCCGCGGTGGAGGAGGAGCTTGACGAGCCAGGAGGCGATGTAGCCCGAGCCGCCGGTGACGCACACCACCTTGCCCATCCCCGAGCTCATCTCGCCGTGCTCTTTCCGCCGGCGGCGGCTGGGTATGGGTGGAGACTCGGAAGGGGAGGATGGGTAGGTAGGACTGTGGAGTGGAGATCGGAGAGGGGGGAGAAGAGATGCTGCTGGGCTTGCGCTTCCGACTCGACCCAGCGTCAGCGCACACGCCACGCTGAACTTTTGAAACGTCCGTGTGATTCAAGTGGACTCCCTCTCACTTTCTTCCTGAACGCCTCGactatatctggccatgggccgggccgggccgggcttgggccgggcctaaaaaagcccacggcagaaaactgaggcccaggccctcccaggccctaccatcgggcctacttttcaagcccaagcccggcccatctggtaaaaagccctcgaaagcccttagggcttagggccataggtcgggcctcttccttaaaatgccaatatgccaagcccaagcccgtcaAGGCCTTGCTGGTGGGCTCAAAATTTAGGCCTAAGCCCGGCCCACgagcaagcccatcgggcctaggccctggattttagggccaggcctgggtgggccgacagggccggACCAGAGATGGCCAGGACTAGCCTCGACTGACACTCCTCAAACATACTGCCTTTGTGAccgtgacatgtgggcccaacaggtggatggcccacatgttagtgactcaaaggcaggtgcctttacgGCACTGGAGCTGTGTCCATGGCTTTGATGATCAATTTACAACAGGCTCTTATGAATTTTTTATTTTGAAACTAAAGGGGTTGCCCCCTGCCCCAACTTTTTATTGAAAAAGCAAAGGCAACCAAAACACACTGTTAATAGCTCTCGGCTCTAGCCAGAAGTAGCCGCAGCAGAATTATTATTGATGAAGCAGCAAAAGTCTGAACACCTACAAGATAACTAGGATACGACCCCTACAGGGAAGGCAACGTACAAGCTAGGAAATCCCTACAGGAGCATCTACATGCCAGGCAATCCTAAGCAACTCCCGATGATGATGGTCGAGCAGCTTCAAGCATTGGAGGATTAGCACAGCTTGGGAGTCCACGCACAGTATCTTCCGTTGATGGATATGCCTCCCCACCATTTCCAGCACACACTTGATACTTCGCCATCTTCTTCCATGGAACACAATTTCATTCCGAAACAACCATAAGCTCCATAAGGTAGCAGCATAAATCAGGTTTATAGCATCAtagcatttttcttcttcttccaaaaAGGAATAAAAGATTCAAATGATTCAGGTACATGCATCTTAGTGCAGTTAGAGATCACCAGCCACACTTGTCGGGCCACCACACATTCAAAAAACAAGTGATGGATACTTTCAGCTTCACTACAGAAGACACATGTCAAGTCTTTCACATGCTGGCATTTAACCAGATTGTCCCTAGTCAGACTCTTGTTATGCACCATTAGCCAAAGAAACACATGGATATTAGGTGGGTGGGACACTAATTTTCCAGATAAAATCTCTCCAGATAGAGACCACNNNNNNNNNNNNNNNNNNNNNNNNNNNNNNNNNNNNNNNNNNNNNNNNNNNNNNNNNNNNNNNNNNNNNNNNNNNNNNNNNNNNNNNNNNNNNNNNNNNNNNNNNNNNNNNNNNNNNNNNNNNNNNNNNNNNNNNNNNNNNNNNNNNNNNNNNNNNNNNNNNNNNNNNNNNNNNNNNNNNNNNNNNNNNNNNNNNNNNNNNNNNNNNNNNNNNNNNNNNNNNNNNNNNNNNNNNNNNNNNNNNNNNNNNNNNNNNNNNNNNNNNNNNNNNNNNNNNNNNNNNNNNNNNNNNNNNNNNNNNNNNNNNNNNNNNNNNNNNNNNNNNNNNNNNNNNNNNNNNNNNNNNNNNNNNNNNNNNNNNNNNNNNNNNNNNNNNNNNNNNNNNNNNNNNNNNNNNAATATAATCCTTTGCTTTCCAACGTCCACACAGGCTTATCAGCCATGTTGGAAAAAGGAACATTTTTAACCACACTAAGTATCTCATTCCAGGAGCATAAAGTATCTTCATTAACACATCTTCTAAAGGTCAGCTGCAAATTCTCCCCATCCCAAACCTGGGCCACTGAGGCATCTTGTTGCTGACAGATCACAAAGAGGTCCCAAAACCTAGTCTTGAGTGAACAATCACCCACCCAGGTATCATGCCAGAAAGAAATATTTCTCCCATTCCCAGGATCCACCTATAAAAAGTCTTAGCAGCAGAAAATGCCCAGGTAAAGCTCTTCCAGAAGGGAGAGCCTACCCCAGTTCTAGACCAGAGAATATTTGGCCTATCCACATTATACTTGTAATTAAGCATTTTCTTCCAGTCACTATCTCTGTCATCAAAGAACCGTTTACTCCAAGCAGCAAGTAAAGACATATTAAACTCCCTAAGATTAGGAACACCCAAGCCACCCCACTCTTTCTTTTGAGAGACCAGCCCCCACTTGGCTAGGTGGTATTTATGATTGTCTCCAATATTACCCCAGAAAAAATGAGACATTTGAGAAGTAATAGCATCAATTGCCCACTTAGGAAATTTCATAATGGACATTAAGTAAGTGGGAATACTAGCAATGCAGGTAGTAAGTAAAATCAATTTCCCCTTATAAGACAGATTTCTACCCAACCACCCAGCAATATTCCTGATAATTCTATCAATaatgggttggatatcctctctccttagTTTCTTGAAATGTAAAGGAACACCAAGATATTTAAAAGGGAAATCCCCAATTTGGCAACAGAAAATTTGGGCAAACTCCTTAGCAGTCTCctcattaatattgatggtatgcaaatcacttttatgaaagttgaTACAGAGATCAGATAGTTTTTCAAAACAAGCCAAGATCCATTTCAAATGTCTGGCATGATCAACAGAGGCATCTAAAAATAGCAGTGTGTCATCAGTATACTGCAAGCTGACCACACCACCAGGCACTACATGAGGCAGAAGCCCTTTAATCAAGTTATGGCTAGTAGCTTTCTTCAGCATTTTAGAAAAAACATCAGCCACTAAGTTAAAATGAAGAGGAGAGGAAGGGTCACCTTGTTTTAGCCCTTTCCCTCCCACAAAATGAGGACCAATAGTGTCATTAATTTTCACAGCAAAAAGTCCCCTGATGAAGGCAACTACAAACCCAACCAACCCATTTCTCACCAAAACCTCTAGACCTCAACATTTCCACAAGGAAATCCCAATTCACCTTATCATAGGCTTTTTCATAATCCAATTTCAGAACCAGGCCACTAGAACCAGATCTATGGATCTCATGAATCACTTCATGAGCCATGACTACACTTTCAAGTATGAATCTCCCCTTAATAAATGCAGTTTGATTTTGGGAGATAATTTTGTCACATATAGGGGAAGCCCTAGTATTCATAGCTTTTGAAAAAATCTTAACAGAACAGTTTCCAAGGCTGATAGGtctaaaaaaatcatatctttagCATTATTAACCTTAGGAATTAGGGTAATAATAGCAAAGTTTAATCTGGAGACATCCAGATTACCATTTTCAAAATCTTTCACTAACCACATAAAGTCATCTTTAATTAACTCCCAAAAGGTTTGATAAAAAATAAATGACAAGCCATCAGGGCCATGAGCTCCTCCAGCATAAGAACTCATAATTGCCTTTTTAATCTCCTCCTCAGAAAAGGGTTTTTCCAAAATCTCTCTCTCCTCCTCGGTGATCATGTCACAGTCATCCCAAAAGTCATCATCTAAATGAATATCAAGTTTTTGTTCATAAGAAAAAAGCTTCTTATAGAAGTTAGTAGCAACATCCAACAAATCATCAGTAGTTGTGACAGGGCCATCAGGGCCAATTAATTCATCCAAGTGGTTTTTCCTATGTCTATGATTAGCTAGAGCCATAAAATAAGCATTATTACAACCTCCCTCCAAGATTTTTCTGTCTCTAGATCTCTGCCAGAAGGCAGTCTCTTCCTTTTTCCAAAGATCATCCAACTCTTTCTTAATGAGATTCATTCTCTCAAACTCACATGGAGAAAGATGATTTTGCTCAGACTTCACATCTAAGATGTCAAACTCCATACGGAgggattttttcttcttcttcatggcAGCCTCTATATGAATGCTCCAACCTTTAATGACTTTCCTAAGAACTCTAGTTTTGCACATCAAATTCTCAATAGAAGAACTAGCATCACCATTCTTAGTCCACACATCATGCACAAGCTGGGAGAACCCATATTGAGCTAACCACCACTTCTCAAACCTAAACATCTTAGGACAATTAACTTTTCTAGCCCAGTGTCTAAAACTAGGGGTGTGTGGTCACTCCCCACCCTTGGAAgggcaatcaaagtagataaaaggAAAATGCATATCCCAGTCCATAGAAGTGAACACCCTATCTAGAATGGCAAAGATGGGATTATTTTGATTATTGGACCAGGTGAAAGATCTGTTGGAAATGGAAATTTCTAGCAAGCCCATCTATTAACCCAATCATTGAAGAGGAAGGCAAAATGTGGATTAATCATGCCATTGCTTTTATCAGATTGTTGTCTAACAAGATTAAAATCACCACACACCAAAACAGGGTAAGAGGCAGATTCCAGGATATCATGCAATTCACAAATCAGGATGGCTGCCCCTTGACTCTTCCAGACTTGGATTTGTAAATATAATAACAGTTGTAGGGAGGGAGATGGCGTTGACTCCCGAACGCTGCCACTCACTCACTCATAGCATAGCTTCTTCTTCCCTGTATCAGTTCCAATCTGACAACCTGAACAAAACCTAGTCCCCCACCCACTGAATGGATGAGTCCCTGGCGGGGACCAACCAAGAACCAGCTGGGCCGATAATCATGGATCCAACACGTAGTAGATGAGGCGGAAAAGGAAGGGAACGAGGGGAGGGCGAAGGGAAGGGGGTCCTGACCGGTGTCCCTGACGGTGGCGCGGACGGTGTAGCCGCGGTGGAGGAGGAGCTTGACGAGCCAAAAGGCGATGTAGCCCAAGCCGCCGGTGACGCACACCACCTTCCCCATCCCGGAGCTCATCTCGCGCTGCTCTTCCGGCGGCGACTGGGTATGGCTGGAGACTCGGAAGGGGAGGATGGGTAGGTAGGACTGTGGAGTGGAGATCGAAAAGGGGGAAGAAGCTGTTGGGCTGCCTCAGCGTCGTGGGGGCGTCAGCGCTTGCGCGTCCGACTCGGCCCAGCGTCACTGCACACGCCTAttcagaatttcaaaatttgtttacattttcaaaaaagttcagaatttcaaaatttgtttacatttttagaaaagttcagaacttcaattttttaaaaaaattcaaaaaagatcTGAATTTTAAAAtagtttaaattttcaaaaaatgttcagatttcACAAAATGCTCAGAATTTCTATTTTTGTTTAAATTTTCAAGAATATTTAGAattccaaaaaaatgaaaaaatatttagaatttcaaatttgtttagattttaaaaaatgttcaaatttcgttaatttttaaaaaaatattcatataTTGTTTAAATTAAAAAAAACGGAATTTCACATATGTTCAGATTTTCAAAAAAGTTTCTGAATTTCAAATTTTatttaaattttaaaaatgtttagaCTTTCAAATTTTGTTTTAAATTTTAGTAAAAGGTTAGAACttcaaaatatgtttaaattttttGTTCACCAGTCAAAAAAATTATTCGGAATTCGAAATTGTTCAACATGTCAAAACACATGCAGGCTGCCAAACAAAGTCTCAGCTCAACATGCCTCAACGCATACACTGCTATCAAACAAcagcaaaatattatatgccaaaattattgacgttggacaaggaagacaatgtaatgattttgttcgtattcacatagaagttatattgtcacagATCCTTCAATATgtagtgcttgcccctatctttgctagccaagaattgcgcactaagtagagatactacttgtgcatccaaaacccttaaactcaaatcttgtttgagagtccaccatacctacctatggattgagtaagatcctttaagtaagttgtcatcagtgcaaaaaggcaataaaaattgcttataaaagtgtgagatcatttagtgtaagggaaaattgaacgttgtacgaacttgtgatggcgaagaataaaagcgacagactgcataataaaggttgccatcataaggggcaatataatgtgacgttctcttgcactaaggggttgagcatacaaacaaaaagcacatggcaacctctgcttccctctgcgaagtgcctatctttacttctatgtatttactttcatgcaagagtcaaagtttttctctctattcctttttattttctcctttggcaagcatcatgtggtggggaaagatctaggcacatatatccagttgaatatgggtagcatgagttattattgttgacatcacccttgaggtgaatacgttgggaggcgaaactataagcccctatctttctatgtgtccggttgaaacgttttgctcatgtgtacgcggtgagtgttagcaatcatagaagactaaatgatggttgagtatgtagacttgcctaaaggctccgataagtgacccttcctaaaaagatgatgaattgtagttgcaaagttgactgagaacatagtttgttggtttccaatagggtttatgctttatacttcgatgttgtgatgaattttcacttgttcatgagaagttaatGATAAAAGTTCtacgataaaagttttatgttaaagtttgttgctattataatatgttacatgatgctgctatgtccatatttttgtttttatagaca
Above is a window of Triticum dicoccoides isolate Atlit2015 ecotype Zavitan chromosome 5B, WEW_v2.0, whole genome shotgun sequence DNA encoding:
- the LOC119312868 gene encoding phenylacetaldehyde reductase-like isoform X1, which translates into the protein MSSGMGKVVCVTGGSGYIASWLVKLLLHRGYTVRATVRDTADPKKTLHLQALDGAKDRLHLFKASLLEEGSFDAAIAGSDCVFHTASPFYHNVKDPKAELLDPAVNGTLNVLRSCKKASIKRVIITSSMAAVAYNGKPRTPDVVVDETWFSSAEVCEKNEQWYVLSKTLAEEAAWKFANDNGFEIVTINPAMVIGPLLQPTLNTSAEAILKFINGSSSTYPNFSFGWINVKDVALAHILAYEVPSANGRYCMVERVAHHSEIVKIIREMYPNFPVPEKCADDAPFVPIYQVSKDKIRSLGMELIPLETSLKETIESLREKGFVTSESSHL
- the LOC119312868 gene encoding phenylacetaldehyde reductase-like isoform X2, coding for MSSGMGKVVCVTGGLGYIAFWLVKLLLHRGYTVRATVRDTADPKKTLHLQALDGAKDRLHLFKASLLEEGSFDAAIAGSDCVFHTASPFYHNVKDPKAELLDPAVNGTLNVLRSCKKASIKRVIITSSMAAVAYNGKPRTPDVVVDETWFSSAEVCEKNEQWYVLSKTLAEEAAWKFANDNGFEIVTINPAMVIGPLLQPTLNTSAEAILKFINGSSSTYPNFSFGWINVKDVALAHILAYEVPSANGRYCMVERVAHHSEIVKIIREMYPNFPVPEKCADDAPFVPIYQVSKDKIRSLGMELIPLETSLKETIESLREKGFVTSESSHL